One Vitis vinifera cultivar Pinot Noir 40024 chromosome 8, ASM3070453v1 genomic window carries:
- the LOC100260570 gene encoding cytokinin dehydrogenase 1, translating to MGSFSYSFFRLKNTIFFRIFMILFLSSITHRMNLCSNLPLADPSLPNLGSSYVLSSLKTIHLDGHFNFDNIYHAANDFGNRHHYLPSAILHPKSVSDISSTIKHIFEMGPATELTIAARGHGHSVQGQAQAHRGVVVNMESLQAPKTIVHTGKMPYADVSGGELWINILHESLKHGLAPKSWTDYLHLTVGGTLSNAGISGQAFRHGPQINNVYQLEVVTGKGDIITCSETQNADLFYGVLGGLGQFGIITRARISLEPAPKMVKWIRVLYSEFSIFSKDQEHLISFKNSFDYIEGFVIINRTGLLNTWRSSFNPGEPLQASQFNSDGRTLYCLEMAKYFNPDETHIVNQVIESLLSELSYIPSTLFLSEVPYVDFLDRVHVSEIKLRAKGLWEVPHPWLNLLIPKSRIHDFAKEVFGNILRDTGNGPILIYPVNKSKWNNRTSLVTPQEDIFYLVAFLSSAVPSSTGTDGLEHILTQNERILDFCEGARLGMKQYLPHYSTQDKWQAHFGPKWEVFVKRKSTYDPLAILAPGQRIFQKATSFSWSRILA from the exons ATGGGCTCATTCTCTTATAGCTTCTTTAGATTGAAGAACACTATATTCTTcagaattttcatgattttgttCTTGAGCAGTATCACTCATCGAATGAACCTTTGCTCCAACCTTCCTCTAGCAGACCCAAGTTTGCCCAACTTGGGTTCATCCTATGTTCTttcttcattgaaaacaatCCATCTAGACGGCCACTTCAACTTCGACAATATTTATCATGCAGCCAATGATTTTGGCAACAGACACCATTACCTTCCATCGGCAATTCTACATCCAAAATCAGTTTCTGATATTTCCTCCACAATAAAGCATATATTTGAAATGGGTCCAGCAACAGAACTAACCATTGCCGCTAGAGGCCATGGTCACTCTGTCCAAGGTCAAGCACAGGCCCATCGAGGTGTAGTCGTCAACATGGAATCACTTCAGGCACCCAAAACGATAGTTCACACCGGGAAGATGCCTTATGCAGATGTTTCTGGCGGGGAGCTGTGGATAAATATTCTGCATGAGTCTCTTAAACACGGCCTTGCACCCAAATCCTGGACAGATTATCTTCATCTGACAGTCGGGGGCACTCTGTCAAATGCAGGAATTAGTGGGCAAGCATTCCGGCATGGACCACAGATCAATAACGTCTACCAGCTGGAAGTTGTCACAG GGAAAGGAGACATAATTACCTGTTCAGAGACGCAGAATGCAGACCTATTTTATGGAGTTCTTGGAGGATTGGGACAGTTCGGCATCATCACCCGTGCTAGAATTTCTCTTGAACCAGCACCCAAGATG GTGAAATGGATTAGAGTGCTCTATTCagaattctccattttttccaaGGACCAAGAACACTTGATATCTTTCAAGAATTCGTTTGACTATATTGAAGGATTTGTTATAATAAACAGAACTGGCCTGCTTAATACCTGGAGATCTTCCTTCAATCCTGGAGAACCACTTCAAGCAAGCCAGTTCAATTCAGATGGAAGAACTCTCTACTGCCTGGAAATGGCCAAATACTTTAACCCAGATGAGACCCATATTGTGAACCAG GTAATCGAGAGCTTGCTGTCTGAATTGAGTTATATTCCATCCACACTTTTCCTATCGGAAGTTCCATATGTGGACTTCTTGGATAGAGTACATGTCTCTGAGATAAAACTCCGTGCGAAAGGATTATGGGAAGTGCCTCACCCATGGTTGAATCTTCTCATTCCCAAAAGCAGAATTCACGATTTTGCCAAAGAAGTCTTTGGGAACATTCTCAGAGACACTGGCAATGGTCCTATACTCATCTACCCAGTTAACAAATCCAA GTGGAACAATAGAACATCTTTGGTTACTCCacaagaagatattttctacCTAGTGGCATTCCTATCCTCTGCAGTACCATCTTCCACAGGAACAGATGGCTTAGAGCATATTTTAACACAAAACGAAAGGATACTTGATTTCTGTGAAGGGGCCCGTCTGGGGATGAAGCAATATCTGCCCCATTACAGCACTCAGGATAAGTGGCAAGCCCACTTTGGCCCTAAATGGGAAGTTTTCGTAAAGAGGAAATCAACGTATGACCCCTTAGCAATCCTTGCTCCAGGGCAGAGAATCTTCCAAAAAGCAACATCCTTCTCATGGAGCAGGATTCTCGCATAA
- the LOC100265785 gene encoding uncharacterized protein LOC100265785: MEYNSGEILHDKNENNMRNEVAESDYTKMNVQGEQNPGSSENVLQVKIVDSKSGENIVQGGANEDMDTSGEVNMEASITPDDVIRAGGFGARDDISSFLPVASDSTDFEASLRDARDYEEPQGDIYRPGLGWTETTKSG, from the exons ATGGAGTACAACTCGGGTGAAATTTTGCATG ATAAGAATGAAAACAACATGAGGAATGAAGTTGCTGAATCTGATTATACCAAGATGAATGTGCAAGGGGAGCAGAATCCAGGTTCTTCAGAGAATGTTTTGCAAGTTAAAATAGTTGATTCTAAAAGTGGAGAAAATATTGTGCAAGGTGGAGCTAATGAAGATATGGATACTTCTGGGGAAGTAAACATGGAGGCCTCCATAACACCTGATGATGTTATAAGGGCTGGAGGATTTGGGGCTAGAGATGACATTAGCAGCTTTCTTCCTGTTGCAAGTGACTCAACTGACTTTGAAGCTTCTCTCCGTGATGCCCGAGACTATGAAGAACCACAGGGTGATATATACAGACCAGGTCTTGGCTGGACAGAGACTACAAAGTCAGGATGA